The Ralstonia pseudosolanacearum genome includes the window AATCATGGTCAACGCTGCCAACGACGTGTTCGTCGAACAGAACGGCACGCTGTCGCGCTGCCCGGTGGCCTTCACCAGCGACCGCGCGGTAATCGGCGTGATCGAGCGGATCGTCGCCCCGCTGGGCCGCCGCATCGACGAAAGCTCGCCGATGGTGGATGCGCGCCTGAAGGACGGCTCGCGGGTGAACGCCATCATCGCGCCGCTGGCACTCAAGGGGCCGAGCCTGACGATCCGGAAGTTCGCCAAGCGCAAGCTGTTGGCGGACGACCTGCTGCGCTTCGGCTCGGCCAACGCAGCCATGCTGGAATTCCTGCGCGTCTGCGTGCAGTACAAGAAGAACGTGGTGATCTCGGGCGGTACGGGTTCCGGCAAGACCACGCTGCTGAACATTCTGTCCAACTTCATTCCCGAGCACGAGCGCGTCGTGACCATCGAAGATGCCGCCGAGCTGCAGTTGCACCACGCCAACCTTGTAGGTTTGGAGGCCCGCCCGGCCAACCTGGAAGGCAAGGGCCAGGTGAGCATCCGGGATCTGGTGCGGAACTCGCTGCGGATGCGCCCGGACCGTATCGTGGTGGGCGAGTGCCGGGGTGGCGAGGCGCTCGACATGCTGCAGGCCATGAATACCGGCCACGACGGCTCGCTCACCACCGCCCACGCGAACACGCCGCGCGACATGCTCTCGCGTCTGGAGGTGATGGTGCTGATGGCCGGCATGGACTTGCCCGTGACCGCCATCCGCGAACAGATCGCCTCGGCGGTCGACATCGTCGTGCAACAGACGCGCTTTGCCTGCGGCACCCGCAAGATCACGCACATCACCGAGGTGACGGGCGTGGAAAGCGGCAAGATCCAGTTGCAGGACGTGTTCAACTTCGTGCAGACCGGGCTCGACAGCAACCACAAGGTGAAGGGCCACTTCACAGGCTGCGGCTTCGTACCGGAGTTCTACGAGCAGATGAAGAACATCGGCATGGATCTGGACCTGTCGATCTTCGCGCGTCTCGCTTCGCACGAGCAGGCGCAGGAAGTGCGATGAACGTCCTTGTCAGCTTGATGATCGGCCTCGCGCTCATCCTGGGTGTGATGGCCGTCAGCTCGACCGTCAAGCGCTATCGCGAGCAGTTCACGCAGACTTCGCAGGCGACGCTGGCGGACATGTTCCTCTTCGTCGATCCGCAGAAGCTGTTCTACTTCAACGCGATCGGCATCGTGCTGGTACCGCTGCTCGTCTTCCTGGGCACCGGCAACGGGCTGCTGACGACCCTCTCGGCCGTGGTGGTGCTGGTGGCGCCGCGCATGGCCTACACGTGGATGGGCAAGCGTCGGCGTGCGCGCTTCGCGGTGCAGCTGCCCGATGCGCTCACCATGATCGCCAACGCGCTGCGTGCCGGTGCCAGCCTGCAGATGTCGCTGGACGTGGTGGTGCGCGAATCGGCGCCACCGCTCTCGCAGGAGCTGGGCCTGGTGGTGCGCGAACAGCGTCTGGGCGTGGCACTGGAAGATGCACTCGACGGCATGGCACGCCGCGTCACCTCGCAGGATTTCGACCTGGTGGTGTCGGCCATCGTGATCGCCAAGGAAGTCGGCGGCAACCTGTCGGAGACGCTGGAACGCTTGGCGAGCACGCTGCGCGCCAAGGCCATCATGGAAGGCAAGATCGACGCGCTCACCTCGCAGGGCAAGATGCAGGGCATCGTGGTGGGCTTGCTGCCGGTGTTCCTGGCCGGCATCCTGACCTTCATGGATCCGGTGGCCATGGCGCCGCTGTACAACACCTACTGGGGCTGGGCCGCGATGGGCGCCGTGCTGGTGCTCGAGCTGATCGGCGCGTTCTTCATCCGCAAGATCGTGAACATCGACGTATGACCTACATCCTGATTGGCCTGGCCGCGGGCGCGGCGCTGTGTCTCGGTCTGTACGCCGTGTACAGCCTGTTCTCCGAGATGCCTGAGCAGGACACGCAATACCGCGACCGTCCGCCGTCGCTGTTCCGCATGCTGTGGCCGCTCATCATCCTGGTGGAATTCAACTTCGGCCGGCTGCTGTTCACGAAGCACCGGCTCGAGCAGACCACCGTCTTGCTGCGTCGCGCCGGCCAGGAGTACGCGCTGACGCCTCGGCAGTTCCTGTCGGGGCGCGTGGTGACCGCGATGGTCGGCTTGGCGCTCGGCTGGATCGGCAACGAGATGACCGGCATGGAGGGCATCAGCCTGCCGACCCTGTTCGGCTTGCTCGGGTACTTCTATCCGGCCATCTGGCTGCGTGACCAGACCAAGGTGCGCAATCTGCAGATTCTCAAGGCGCTGCCGTTCTTCCTGGATATCGTCACGCTGGCGGTGGAGGCGGGCCTGAATCTGTCCAACGCCATGCAACAGGCCGTCACCAAGGGGCTGAAGGGCCCGCTGGCCGCGGAGATCAACCGCGTGCTGCGCGACACGCGCGGTGGCAAGGCCCGTGTGGATGCCCTGCGTGATTTTGCCGAGCGGCTGGATTTCGCTCCGGTCACCAGCCTGGTCAGTGCGTTGATCCAGGCCGAATCGATGGGCAGCAGCCTCGGGCCCATCCTGCGCGTGCAGGCCGAGCAGCGTCGCGCGGAGCGTTTCCAGCGCGCCGAGAAGATGGCCATGGAAGCACCGGTCAAGATGCTCGGGCCGCTCATCATGTGCATCTTCCCGTGCACCTTCATCGTGCTGGGTTTCCCGATCGTCGTGAAGTTCATGACGAGCGGGCTCTGAGCCGCACCATGCCACTGCGTTTCACGCACCGCTTGCACGTGGCCGGCGCCGACATCGATTGCCGGGTAGCGCTTGCGCAGTCGTTCCTGCAACGGCTGCGCGGCTTGCTGGGGCATCCGCCACTGCAAACCGGGCAGGCGCTGTGGCTCGCACAATGCAGTTCGATCCACACACTAGGCATGCGTTACCCGATCGACGTGGTGTTCCTGAATCGCGCCGGGCAGGTGACCAAGGTCTGCGAGGCCGTACCGCCGCTGGCCGCGCGCGGCAACCTCGGAGCCGCCTCGGCGCTGGAGTTCCGCGCGGGTGAGGCGGCGCGCTTCGGCATTCAACCGGGCATGCTCGTGGCATGGACGAACTGACGGTGCCGCACGCATCGGCTTGGCGCGTTGCCTTGCTCCCGCTTGCGCTCCGATGGTTGATCGTGGTGCGCCACACGCTGCCGCTCCTGCTGGCAGCCGCCTGCGGTGCCGCGCTCGCGCTGGCGTTTGCACCGTGGTCGCTGCGCTGGGCCGCGGCGATCGGCATGGTGGGCGTGGCGGCGCTCTTCTCCATTGCGCCGTCACCGCGCCAAGCCGCCGGCATCGGCCTGTGTGCCGGCGCCGGCCTGATGACGGCAGGCACGACGTGGATCATCCATGCCATCGAAGGCGGCACGTCTGCTGCACCGTGGGCGGTGGCGCCCATCCTGGCAGCCTTCGTGCTCATCAGCGCGCTACCGTATGGACTGATGTGCTGGCTAGGGAGCTGGCTTGTTCCTTTGGAAGCGGGCGTCTTGCGCATGCGCATCGTGCGCGCTGCACTGGCGCTGCCCGCCGCCTGGACGCTGGCCGAATGGCTGCGCGGCAGCGGCCCCTTCGCATTACCTTGGATGCTGACCGGCACCGCCCACGTGCCAGACGGCGTGCTGGCCGGTTGGATGCCCGTGCTGGGCATGTTCGGTACCGGCTGGCTGGCCTGGACGCTAGCCGGCGGCTTTGCGTGTGCAGGCTTGCTGGCGCGTCAGCGCCGAATGCTTGCCGCGGCGGTCGTGGCGGCGCTGCCGCCGGCCGTGCTCGGGTTATCCATGCCGCTGGCAAGCATCGCCTGGACCACGCCGGAATCGTTTCCGTTGCATGTCCGCCTCTGGCAGACCAACCACCCGCAAGGCGAGAAATGGAACCGCACCATCGCCGACGCCACCGCACGCGAACTGGTCGATTGGGTAGAACATGCGCCGCCGCACAGCGTCCTGCTGACGCCTGAACTGGTCATGATCGACCCATGGCAGATGCTGCCCGCCGACTGGACCGACCACCTGAAGCAAGCGCTTGCCGATCGCGACAACACACTGCTGCTCGGTATCCCCGGCGCGGATATCGCCACGCATCGCCTATTCAACACACTCACCGCCGTCGGCCCGCATGCCCGCGAAGCCGAGCCGCAGATCTATCTCAAGGAGCGCCTGGCCGTGTTTGGCGAGACGCTGCCCGCCAAGGCGTTGCTTGGCTGGCTCTATGCGCGTGCCTTCGCTTGGCCGCTGCAGGATCTGTCGGCGCCCGAGCCCGGCGAGAACACGCCGCTGCTCTATGCTGATGGTCATGTGCTGGCCGCCGCCGTCTGCTTCGAGACGGCCTTCACACGTAGCGGCACCCAACGCGATGCGCGTGCCGCGTTCATCGCCAACCCATCCAACGACGCCTGGTTCAGCAGCACGCGCTACCAGATGCACGCGCTGCAGATCACGCAAGCGGCGGCGCTGGAGACCGGCAAGCCGATCTTGCGCGCCAATAACGTCGGCTACACGGCCGTCATCCGTCCGAATGGTTCGCTGCAGTCTGTGCTGCCGAGCAGCGTAGCGGGTGAACTGACAGCCGATGTCATCGGTCATACCGGCACCACGCCCTTCGCACGCGCGGGCGAGCCGCTTAT containing:
- a CDS encoding type II secretion system F family protein — protein: MTYILIGLAAGAALCLGLYAVYSLFSEMPEQDTQYRDRPPSLFRMLWPLIILVEFNFGRLLFTKHRLEQTTVLLRRAGQEYALTPRQFLSGRVVTAMVGLALGWIGNEMTGMEGISLPTLFGLLGYFYPAIWLRDQTKVRNLQILKALPFFLDIVTLAVEAGLNLSNAMQQAVTKGLKGPLAAEINRVLRDTRGGKARVDALRDFAERLDFAPVTSLVSALIQAESMGSSLGPILRVQAEQRRAERFQRAEKMAMEAPVKMLGPLIMCIFPCTFIVLGFPIVVKFMTSGL
- a CDS encoding DUF192 domain-containing protein, translated to MPLRFTHRLHVAGADIDCRVALAQSFLQRLRGLLGHPPLQTGQALWLAQCSSIHTLGMRYPIDVVFLNRAGQVTKVCEAVPPLAARGNLGAASALEFRAGEAARFGIQPGMLVAWTN
- the lnt gene encoding apolipoprotein N-acyltransferase, whose protein sequence is MDELTVPHASAWRVALLPLALRWLIVVRHTLPLLLAAACGAALALAFAPWSLRWAAAIGMVGVAALFSIAPSPRQAAGIGLCAGAGLMTAGTTWIIHAIEGGTSAAPWAVAPILAAFVLISALPYGLMCWLGSWLVPLEAGVLRMRIVRAALALPAAWTLAEWLRGSGPFALPWMLTGTAHVPDGVLAGWMPVLGMFGTGWLAWTLAGGFACAGLLARQRRMLAAAVVAALPPAVLGLSMPLASIAWTTPESFPLHVRLWQTNHPQGEKWNRTIADATARELVDWVEHAPPHSVLLTPELVMIDPWQMLPADWTDHLKQALADRDNTLLLGIPGADIATHRLFNTLTAVGPHAREAEPQIYLKERLAVFGETLPAKALLGWLYARAFAWPLQDLSAPEPGENTPLLYADGHVLAAAVCFETAFTRSGTQRDARAAFIANPSNDAWFSSTRYQMHALQITQAAALETGKPILRANNVGYTAVIRPNGSLQSVLPSSVAGELTADVIGHTGTTPFARAGEPLIIGICCAGLLLAWRLGRRRHPSSFD
- a CDS encoding type II secretion system F family protein, translating into MNVLVSLMIGLALILGVMAVSSTVKRYREQFTQTSQATLADMFLFVDPQKLFYFNAIGIVLVPLLVFLGTGNGLLTTLSAVVVLVAPRMAYTWMGKRRRARFAVQLPDALTMIANALRAGASLQMSLDVVVRESAPPLSQELGLVVREQRLGVALEDALDGMARRVTSQDFDLVVSAIVIAKEVGGNLSETLERLASTLRAKAIMEGKIDALTSQGKMQGIVVGLLPVFLAGILTFMDPVAMAPLYNTYWGWAAMGAVLVLELIGAFFIRKIVNIDV
- a CDS encoding ATPase, T2SS/T4P/T4SS family; this translates as MLTFKVQGPKGEVRQIDVTEPRCKIGTDKRNAVVLSGWTLGREHAEILTSNDGIFVRDLKSTKGTFVNGKRIDTHGPLQSEDEIRIGDYRIAVAVAGAEPPSFMDAPPAAVTVSVVAAAPAAAPTAAAQSAPASAPAPLAAPAPAAPPQPAFDRELFELRKLLQEKLVEAFDLRRIDIHNMPDAELRALTEQTIRQIIDRTSEIPPGIDRQHLMEMVRDEAIGLGPLEPLLADSTVTEIMVNAANDVFVEQNGTLSRCPVAFTSDRAVIGVIERIVAPLGRRIDESSPMVDARLKDGSRVNAIIAPLALKGPSLTIRKFAKRKLLADDLLRFGSANAAMLEFLRVCVQYKKNVVISGGTGSGKTTLLNILSNFIPEHERVVTIEDAAELQLHHANLVGLEARPANLEGKGQVSIRDLVRNSLRMRPDRIVVGECRGGEALDMLQAMNTGHDGSLTTAHANTPRDMLSRLEVMVLMAGMDLPVTAIREQIASAVDIVVQQTRFACGTRKITHITEVTGVESGKIQLQDVFNFVQTGLDSNHKVKGHFTGCGFVPEFYEQMKNIGMDLDLSIFARLASHEQAQEVR